Proteins found in one Sphaeramia orbicularis chromosome 8, fSphaOr1.1, whole genome shotgun sequence genomic segment:
- the stat3 gene encoding signal transducer and activator of transcription 3 isoform X1, whose translation MAQWNQLQQLETRYLEQLYHLYSDSFPMELRQFLAPWIESQDWAYAANKESHATLVFHNLLGEIDQQYSRFLQENNVLYQHNLRRIKQHLQSKYLEKPMDIARIVARCLWEEQRLLQTATSAAQDGQAAHPTGTVVTEKQQILEHNLQDIRKRVQDMEQKMKMLENLQDDFDFNYKTLKSQGELSQDLNGNSQASATRQKMAQLEQMLSALDQLRRQIVTEMGGLLTAMDYVQKNLTDEELADWKRRQQIACIGGPPNICLDRLETWITSLAESQLQIRQQIKKLEELQQKVSYKGDPIIQHRPALEEKIVDLFRNLMKSAFVVERQPCMPMHPDRPLVIKTGVQFTNKVRLLVKFPELNYQLKIKVCIDKESGDVAAIRGSRKFNILGTNTKVMNMEESNNGSLSAEFKHLTLREQRCGNGGRTNSDASLIVTEELHLITFETEVYHQGLKIDLETHSLPVVVISNICQMPNAWASILWYNMLTNHPKNVNFFTKPPVGTWDQVAEVLSWQFSSTTKRGLTIEQLTTLAEKLLGPCVNYSGCQITWAKFCKENMAGKGFSFWVWLDNIIDLVKKYILALWNEGYIMGFISKERERAILSPKPPGTFLLRFSESSKEGGITFTWVEKDISGKTQIQSVEPYTKQQLNSMSFADIIMGYKIMDATNILVSPLVYLYPEIPKEEAFGKYCRPEAAPEPEMGGDSTSTIQPYLKTKFICVTPCPSVFMDLPDSELLGNGFPGTNSGNTSDLFPMSPRTLDSLMHNEAEANPGHMDSLTLDMDVASPL comes from the exons ATGGCGCAGTGGAACCAGTTACAGCAGCTGGAGACCAGGTATCTGGAGCAGCTCTACCACTTGTACAGTGACAGCTTCCCCATGGAGCTACGGCAGTTCCTCGCCCCCTGGATTGAGAGTCAGGACTG GGCTTATGCTGCCAATAAGGAGTCACATGCCACATTGGTGTTTCACAACCTCTTGGGAGAAATTGACCAGCAGTATAGCCGTTTCCTGCAGGAGAACAATGTACTCTACCAGCATAACCTGCGCAGGATTAAACAGCATCTCCAGAGCAAGTACTTGGAGAAGCCGATGGATATCGCTCGTATTGTCGCCCGCTGCTTGTGGGAGGAACAGAGGCTGCTGCAGACGGCCACCTCAGCTGCACAG GATGGTCAGGCAGCACATCCCACTGGCACAGTAGTGACGGAGAAACAGCAGATCCTGGAGCACAACCTTCAAGACATCAGGAAGCGTGTGCAG GATATGGAACAGAAGATGAAAATGCTTGAAAACTTGCAAGATGACTTTGACTTTAACTACAAGACACTGAAAAGCCAAGGAG AGTTGTCCCAGGACCTAAATGGTAACAGCCAGGCATCCGCTACTAGACAGAAGATGGCCCAGCTTGAGCAGATGCTGAGCGCTCTGGACCAGCTCAGGAGG CAAATTGTGACAGAGATGGGAGGATTACTGACCGCTATGGATTACGTTCAGAAAAACCTAACAGATGAAGAGCTGGCAGACTGGAAGCGGAGACAGCAAATTGCTTGTATAGGAGGTCCGCCTAACATCTGCTTGGACCGCCTCGAAACATG GATCACATCCTTGGCCGAGTCCCAGCTTCAGATTCGTCAGCAGATCAAGAAGCTAGAGGAGCTTCAGCAGAAAGTGTCCTACAAAGGAGATCCAATCATCCAGCACCGACCTGCTCTGGAGGAGAAGATTGTGGATCTGTTCAGAAATCTGATGAAGAG TGCGTTTGTGGTTGAAAGACAGCCGTGTATGCCCATGCATCCAGACAGACCTCTGGTCATCAAAACAGGAGTGCAGTTCACAAATAAAGTCAG GTTACTGGTGAAGTTTCCTGAACTGAATTACCAGCTGAAAATCAAAGTTTGCATCGACAA ggaATCTGGGGATGTTGCTGCAATTCGAGG GTCACGAAAGTTTAATATCCTCGGCACTAACACAAAAGTTATGAATATGGAGGAATCCAACAATGGCAGCCTGTCAGCAGAGTTTAAACACTTG ACCCTGAGAGAACAGAGATGTGGCAACGGTGGCCGAACTAATAGCGAC gCCTCTCTCATCGTCACAGAGGAGCTTCATCTCATCACTTTTGAGACAGAAGTCTATCATCAAGGTCTGAAAATCGATCTGGAG ACCCATTCCCTGCCAGTGGTCGTCATTTCCAACATCTGCCAGATGCCCAATGCCTGGGCCTCCATCCTGTGGTACAACATGCTCACTAACCACCCAAAG AATGTGAACTTCTTCACCAAACCTCCAGTGGGGACGTGGGACCAGGTTGCTGAGGTTCTAAGCTGGCAGTTCTCCTCCACCACTAAGAGAGGCCTGACCATTGAACAGCTCACCACACTAGCTGAGAAACTGCTAG GACCTTGTGTGAACTACTCTGGCTGTCAGATCACCTGGGCCAAGTTCTGTAAG GAAAACATGGCTGGAAAAGGCTTCTCCTTCTGGGTGTGGCTGGACAACATCATTGACCTGGTTAAGAAGTATATCCTGGCACTGTGGAATGAAGG GTATATTATGGGCTTTATCAGTAAGGAAAGGGAGAGGGCCATTCTGAGCCCAAAACCTCCCGGCACTTTCCTACTGCGCTTCAGCGAGAGCAGCAAGGAGGGAGGCATTACGTTCACATGGGTTGAGAAAGACATCAGTG GAAAGACCCAGATCCAGTCAGTGGAGCCCTACACCAAACAGCAGCTTAACAGCATGTCATTCGCTGACATCATCATGGGTTACAAGATCATGGATGCCACCAACATCCTGGTGTCACCCCTCGTCTACCTCTACCCTGAGATTCCTAAAGAGGAAGCTTTTGGGAAATACTGTCGACCTGAGGCAGCTCCTGAACCTGAGATGGGAGGGGACTCAACGAGCA CTATCCAGCCATACTTGAAGACAAAGTTCATCTGTGTTACTCC GTGTCCCTCCGTGTTCATGGACTTGCCGGACAGTGAGCTGCTTGGGAACGGATTCCCAGG
- the stat3 gene encoding signal transducer and activator of transcription 3 isoform X2, which yields MAQWNQLQQLETRYLEQLYHLYSDSFPMELRQFLAPWIESQDWAYAANKESHATLVFHNLLGEIDQQYSRFLQENNVLYQHNLRRIKQHLQSKYLEKPMDIARIVARCLWEEQRLLQTATSAAQDGQAAHPTGTVVTEKQQILEHNLQDIRKRVQDMEQKMKMLENLQDDFDFNYKTLKSQGELSQDLNGNSQASATRQKMAQLEQMLSALDQLRRQIVTEMGGLLTAMDYVQKNLTDEELADWKRRQQIACIGGPPNICLDRLETWITSLAESQLQIRQQIKKLEELQQKVSYKGDPIIQHRPALEEKIVDLFRNLMKSAFVVERQPCMPMHPDRPLVIKTGVQFTNKVRLLVKFPELNYQLKIKVCIDKESGDVAAIRGSRKFNILGTNTKVMNMEESNNGSLSAEFKHLTLREQRCGNGGRTNSDASLIVTEELHLITFETEVYHQGLKIDLETHSLPVVVISNICQMPNAWASILWYNMLTNHPKNVNFFTKPPVGTWDQVAEVLSWQFSSTTKRGLTIEQLTTLAEKLLGPCVNYSGCQITWAKFCKENMAGKGFSFWVWLDNIIDLVKKYILALWNEGYIMGFISKERERAILSPKPPGTFLLRFSESSKEGGITFTWVEKDISGKTQIQSVEPYTKQQLNSMSFADIIMGYKIMDATNILVSPLVYLYPEIPKEEAFGKYCRPEAAPEPEMGGDSTSTIQPYLKTKFICVTPTNSGNTSDLFPMSPRTLDSLMHNEAEANPGHMDSLTLDMDVASPL from the exons ATGGCGCAGTGGAACCAGTTACAGCAGCTGGAGACCAGGTATCTGGAGCAGCTCTACCACTTGTACAGTGACAGCTTCCCCATGGAGCTACGGCAGTTCCTCGCCCCCTGGATTGAGAGTCAGGACTG GGCTTATGCTGCCAATAAGGAGTCACATGCCACATTGGTGTTTCACAACCTCTTGGGAGAAATTGACCAGCAGTATAGCCGTTTCCTGCAGGAGAACAATGTACTCTACCAGCATAACCTGCGCAGGATTAAACAGCATCTCCAGAGCAAGTACTTGGAGAAGCCGATGGATATCGCTCGTATTGTCGCCCGCTGCTTGTGGGAGGAACAGAGGCTGCTGCAGACGGCCACCTCAGCTGCACAG GATGGTCAGGCAGCACATCCCACTGGCACAGTAGTGACGGAGAAACAGCAGATCCTGGAGCACAACCTTCAAGACATCAGGAAGCGTGTGCAG GATATGGAACAGAAGATGAAAATGCTTGAAAACTTGCAAGATGACTTTGACTTTAACTACAAGACACTGAAAAGCCAAGGAG AGTTGTCCCAGGACCTAAATGGTAACAGCCAGGCATCCGCTACTAGACAGAAGATGGCCCAGCTTGAGCAGATGCTGAGCGCTCTGGACCAGCTCAGGAGG CAAATTGTGACAGAGATGGGAGGATTACTGACCGCTATGGATTACGTTCAGAAAAACCTAACAGATGAAGAGCTGGCAGACTGGAAGCGGAGACAGCAAATTGCTTGTATAGGAGGTCCGCCTAACATCTGCTTGGACCGCCTCGAAACATG GATCACATCCTTGGCCGAGTCCCAGCTTCAGATTCGTCAGCAGATCAAGAAGCTAGAGGAGCTTCAGCAGAAAGTGTCCTACAAAGGAGATCCAATCATCCAGCACCGACCTGCTCTGGAGGAGAAGATTGTGGATCTGTTCAGAAATCTGATGAAGAG TGCGTTTGTGGTTGAAAGACAGCCGTGTATGCCCATGCATCCAGACAGACCTCTGGTCATCAAAACAGGAGTGCAGTTCACAAATAAAGTCAG GTTACTGGTGAAGTTTCCTGAACTGAATTACCAGCTGAAAATCAAAGTTTGCATCGACAA ggaATCTGGGGATGTTGCTGCAATTCGAGG GTCACGAAAGTTTAATATCCTCGGCACTAACACAAAAGTTATGAATATGGAGGAATCCAACAATGGCAGCCTGTCAGCAGAGTTTAAACACTTG ACCCTGAGAGAACAGAGATGTGGCAACGGTGGCCGAACTAATAGCGAC gCCTCTCTCATCGTCACAGAGGAGCTTCATCTCATCACTTTTGAGACAGAAGTCTATCATCAAGGTCTGAAAATCGATCTGGAG ACCCATTCCCTGCCAGTGGTCGTCATTTCCAACATCTGCCAGATGCCCAATGCCTGGGCCTCCATCCTGTGGTACAACATGCTCACTAACCACCCAAAG AATGTGAACTTCTTCACCAAACCTCCAGTGGGGACGTGGGACCAGGTTGCTGAGGTTCTAAGCTGGCAGTTCTCCTCCACCACTAAGAGAGGCCTGACCATTGAACAGCTCACCACACTAGCTGAGAAACTGCTAG GACCTTGTGTGAACTACTCTGGCTGTCAGATCACCTGGGCCAAGTTCTGTAAG GAAAACATGGCTGGAAAAGGCTTCTCCTTCTGGGTGTGGCTGGACAACATCATTGACCTGGTTAAGAAGTATATCCTGGCACTGTGGAATGAAGG GTATATTATGGGCTTTATCAGTAAGGAAAGGGAGAGGGCCATTCTGAGCCCAAAACCTCCCGGCACTTTCCTACTGCGCTTCAGCGAGAGCAGCAAGGAGGGAGGCATTACGTTCACATGGGTTGAGAAAGACATCAGTG GAAAGACCCAGATCCAGTCAGTGGAGCCCTACACCAAACAGCAGCTTAACAGCATGTCATTCGCTGACATCATCATGGGTTACAAGATCATGGATGCCACCAACATCCTGGTGTCACCCCTCGTCTACCTCTACCCTGAGATTCCTAAAGAGGAAGCTTTTGGGAAATACTGTCGACCTGAGGCAGCTCCTGAACCTGAGATGGGAGGGGACTCAACGAGCA CTATCCAGCCATACTTGAAGACAAAGTTCATCTGTGTTACTCC